One region of Psychrobacter sp. DAB_AL43B genomic DNA includes:
- a CDS encoding bile acid:sodium symporter family protein: MKQIALLSSWIGKTFAIWALVSAVLGFIFPTFFASLAFLIVPILGIIMFGMGMTLKAEDFVEIIKRPKPVLVGLLAQFTLMPLIAYLLTVIFNLDPLIAVGVILVGCCPGGTSSNVITFLAKGDVALSVAITSISTLLAPFLTPILLNVFAGQLIDIDLASMMLTITKIVILPILLGVIFHKFLGKKIEFAVEILPMISVLGISIIIAAVVAVSKATILESGAIVFIVVALHNMLGYTLGYLIARLSGFTEKQRRAIMIEVGMQNSGLGAALAATYFNPVAALPSAIFSVWHNFSGALVANIFAKRDAR; the protein is encoded by the coding sequence ATGAAACAAATTGCTCTACTTTCTAGTTGGATTGGCAAAACTTTTGCAATTTGGGCATTGGTCAGTGCCGTCTTAGGATTTATTTTTCCTACATTCTTCGCATCGTTGGCTTTTTTGATTGTACCCATATTGGGAATCATCATGTTTGGTATGGGTATGACTTTGAAGGCGGAAGATTTCGTAGAAATAATCAAGCGACCTAAACCTGTATTGGTAGGGCTGCTGGCGCAATTTACTTTGATGCCTTTGATTGCCTACTTGCTAACCGTCATCTTTAATCTTGATCCTTTAATCGCCGTTGGCGTTATCTTGGTTGGTTGTTGCCCCGGTGGTACTTCTAGTAATGTGATTACTTTCTTAGCCAAAGGCGATGTAGCGTTAAGTGTCGCCATTACCTCTATATCAACCCTACTAGCGCCTTTTTTGACCCCTATTCTCTTAAATGTGTTTGCCGGTCAGCTGATTGATATTGATTTAGCCAGTATGATGCTAACCATTACTAAAATCGTTATTTTACCGATATTATTAGGGGTTATTTTCCACAAATTTTTGGGTAAGAAAATCGAATTTGCTGTCGAGATATTGCCTATGATTTCGGTATTGGGTATCTCAATTATCATAGCTGCCGTTGTCGCGGTTTCTAAAGCAACTATTTTAGAAAGTGGTGCTATCGTCTTTATCGTAGTTGCCCTACACAATATGCTGGGTTATACCTTAGGGTATCTAATCGCTCGCTTATCCGGCTTCACTGAGAAGCAACGCCGTGCCATTATGATTGAAGTGGGTATGCAAAACTCTGGGCTTGGTGCTGCTCTTGCTGCGACTTATTTCAATCCTGTCGCTGCCTTGCCTAGTGCAATATTTAGTGTGTGGCATAACTTTAGTGGTGCGCTGGTTGCCAATATTTTTGCAAAGAGAGATGCTCGTTAA